From the genome of Thermosipho japonicus:
TTAAAGGTCTCAGAATCGGTAAGTTAGAAGCAGCCTCTATAGTATGTAAGTTTTCTAACGTTTGACTTGCAACCTGACCTACATTTTCTCCTGTTATAATTGCTTTTGCTTTAATTTTTTTTGCCAGTTTATTTGCTATTCTCATCATACTCCGTCTTTGTATTATAAGTGAATATCTATCTGGCGCATTTGCTTTTATATATTGCTGAACAGGGGTAAATGGAACAATCCAAGTTTTTAAATTATCTGGGATATATTTAGACAAAATATTCGACAACTCTAGAATCTTATTTTTTGACTTTTCACTAGTAAATGGTGGACTCAAAAAGCTTAAAGTTTCAATTAAAATTCCTCTTTTCATCATATACCAACCGGCAACTGGGCTATCAATCCCACCACTTAAAAGCAAAATTGCCTTTCCAGAGCTTCCGACCGGAAGACCTCCATTCAATTTTTCTTTTCCAACAAAAACAAATACTTCCTTTTCTTTAACTTCAATACCAACAATTATATCTGGATTGTGAACATCCACTGATAATTCTTTAAAATTTTCCAAAACAAAGGCACCAATGTGAGCGCTAAGTTCTTGAGAGTTCATAGGAAATTGTTTATATGATCTCTTTGTTTGTACTTTAAAAGTTTTTTCGTTCTTTAATTTTAATTTCAAAAGCTTTAAAACAGCTTCTTTAATTTCATTTAAATCATGCGAAACGGCATATGCAAAGCTAAAATTTTGGATACCAAACACATACTTTAACCTTTCTTTAATTTCATCAAAATCCATGTCTTTAAGTCTTATAATTATTCTTCCATACCTTTTATTTATTTCAGGCGGTCTTGCAATCTTTCTAATATTATCTATTAATTTTTTCTCAAAATAGCCTCTATTTTTACCTTTCAGTCCAATTTCTGAATACCTTACTACAACAACTGATTCCATCTTTTTCCTCCTTTCCCTCAGATAATATTTTACCACAAATATTATAATAGTTATATGTTTTACCAACTTAGACTAAACTAACCAACATTGACAAACCTAATTAAAAATAATATAATATTATTGAAATTGATAATCATTATCAATAATAAAAAATGGAGGTGTACATATGGCAAGCTTTATAATCACTTTCAGGGAAGCTCTTGAAGCAGTACTTATAGTCAGTATTATTTTTGCATTTTTAAACAAAAACAAACTCCTCAGCTACAAAAAACATGTCTATTTAGGGATAACACTCGGAATTGTATCAAGCATTATATTCGGTATGATATTAGGTACACTTGAAGAACACTTTGCTGAAGCATTCGAAGGTATATTCTCTTTAATCGGTGCTTTTCTTATAACAACACTAATACTGTGGCTTCATAAAAATAAAAATTTTGGCAAAGAAATCCAAAATAAGCTTAATAATTCATTAAATAAAAATTTTGGAATAACTTTAATACTACTTGTTACCGTAAACATCCTTAGAGAAGGTTTTGAAACTGTTATTTTTCTATCTGCAATACCTGGTGATGCATATATTATTTATGCAATATTAGGTATAGTAGTAGCTTTAGTACTTGGATATCTTCTCTATATCGGAATACTAAAAGTAAATATTTCTATTTTCTTTACAGTTACAAATGTCCTTTTAATTTTATTTGCAGCAGGACTAATTGCTTATGGTATTCATGAACTTCAGGAAGCAGGCTGGTTTCCTATAATCATAGAGCATATTTATGATATTAATTCATTCATAAATGAAAAAGGTACATTTGGCGGATTTTTAAAAACACTCTTTGGATACAATGGAAACCCATCACTAATTGAATTTATTGCATACTGGACTTATCTTATACCTTCTATGTTTCTTGCTTTTAGAAAAAAAGAAATAAAAAATAATACTAATTGATAAAAAAATTATTAATTAAAGTAAAATGGCTTTGGTGTTACACCAAAGCCATTTATTAAAATATAATACATCACAAATAAATACATAATTTACTCAATCAACGCACATTTACTATAGGAAATTTAAAATCATTAACTGTAACTAAAATATAATCAAATATTAATAATAAAAATTTACGTTGCTTTATTTTTTCTAGAATGTCGTCTTAATACTTTTGTAACTAATTTCAAAAGAACTCTTTTTTACTAGCTTCTCATTTTTGATATTGTAAAGTTCATGTTAATGAATTAAAATCCTCACAATTTTTAAGTGATGTTTCCAACTATGAATTTAAACAAAAGCTCATAAATACTACATTTAACTTATCGTTCACTTTCACTCAAAGGTTTTGTTACTTTTTCTTGTTATATTTATTTATGAGGATAGTTATAGGTTTAGAATCTACCTATGAGGAATGAAAACTAAATGACATCCACGATGCCATCGTAATTTTTCATTACTGTTTAGAATCTACCTATGAGGAATGAAAACAGGTAGTCCGTTTCGGGTCTGATCATGTATTCTTTTGTTTAGAATCTACCTATGAGGAATGAAAACTCTTACCATAATCACACCTCCATACCATGTTTTTATTTTTCTGGTTTAGAATCTACCTATGAGGAATGAAAACCTTTAGTAATTCAGACCTCCAACCAGGCCGAGACATAATAGCAGTTTAGAATCTACCTATGAGGAATGAAAACTCTTCTACAGTTCCCATCCCACCCACCAGGTTTTCTGTTTAGAATCTACCTATGAGGAATGAAAACAACATCAACAATGATTAAAATATCTTCAAAGTCATTGTTTTCGTTTAGAATCTACCTATGAGGAATGAAAACATTCATATTCTGTATCGCCTAACAATACGGTTGGATGGTTTAGAATCTACCTATGAGGAATGAAAAACAAAAAATATGACTCATATTGTTTATCATCTCCTTTCAAAGTTTAGAATCTACCTATGAGGAATGAAAACCACCCGTCCTTAAGTTATTAAACAATCTTTCAATTGCGTTTAAAATCTACCTATGAGGAATGAAAACTAGAATTCATAAAATACATTCAGTGGCATTGCATTTAAGTGTTTAGAATCTAGCTATGAGGAATGAAAAATGCATAGTCCAAATTTTTCAAACTATTCTCACTTTTTTCTTTTAAAATATAGTTATGAAAATTTATGTATTGATTCTCATAGAAAAGTTTCATTAAAAATTTCTAATAAAAAGAAAGCTCCATTCTTGTCTAGACAAGAATGGAGCTTTTTCCTTTTTAAATAATTTTTATAATTACCCAGCTAAATACTTTCCACACTTTCAACTGGATAATCAATTTCAGATAATTTTGCTTTTACATTTTCTAGGTTTTCGGTTTCAATTTCAACAGTTTTACTTTCTAATTTAACCTCAAAGTTTTTTTCACCTAGCTCTTCTAATGCTTTAGTTATTCTCATAACACAATGTTTACAAGACATATCTGGTACTTTCAAAATAAATTTACCCATAAAAATCACTCCTTTTTAAAATCTTCCTTTCATGATTAATCCTTTTTTTCTTTCGTACTCTTCTTCTGTTATTTCACCTTTTGCAAGTTTTTCATTTAATATTTTTAAAGCTGAATCTTCAAATTCACCTTTAAAAGATGGTTTAAAAGTTTTAAATATAATATATAGTATTACTGCTAAAAGAATCAGTCCAAAAAGCATCATAATAAAACCTCCTCCCGGATAAAATCTCAAAAATGGGTTCCATAAGTAGCACATTAAAATCACCTCCTAAATACAACAAGAATACTTACTAGAAAATACTTTTGCATATCTTCTTTCATTAATCTTTGAAGAATTCAATATTACTGTAATAGAGCTAAAGGCCATTGCAGCCTCTGCAATTGCTGGATGAAGAAGTCCAAGCATTGCCATTGGAATAGCTATAATATTGTAAAAAAATGCCCAGAAAAGATTTTGCTTTATAACTTTAAAAGTCAAGTTTGAAATATAAATTGCATCAACTATCTTTGAAATCCCTTCTTTAGTTATAATAATATCCGCATTATCTATTGCAAGATCCGTTCCACTACCTATAGCAATTCCTACATCTGCACCTTTTAAAGCCGCTGCATCGTTCATTCCATCTCCAACCATTAAAACTTTATTACCTTCTACTTGGTATTTTCTAACTATCTCAAGCTTTTCATCCGGTTTTACTTGAGAATGAACTTTTTCAATACCTACCTTTTCTGCTACTATTTTTGCAGTCTTTTCATTATCACCTGTTACCATAACTGGAATTACATTCATGCTCTTTAAATTTTCAATTGCAATTTTTGAGTCCTGCCTTATTGGATCCTCTATTGCAATATAACCAACAATCTCTGAATCTTGTCTTACTTCAACAACAGTATAACCTTCTTTTAAAAGAGTTTCGTACCTTGAATAATCTTCAGGCTTTCCAACAAAGTATTCTTTTTCATCATATTTTGCAACAACTCCTTTTCCACTTATTTCTTTTATATCTTTGATTTCTACATATTTATCTGAAATCTTTGATATCGCTTTTGCAAGCGGATGATTAGAATTTTTTTCAATCGATGCAACTATTTTTTTTACTTCTTCCTCTAAATTTGTATCAACAA
Proteins encoded in this window:
- a CDS encoding SHOCT domain-containing protein, translating into MMLFGLILLAVILYIIFKTFKPSFKGEFEDSALKILNEKLAKGEITEEEYERKKGLIMKGRF
- the thiI gene encoding tRNA uracil 4-sulfurtransferase ThiI; the protein is MESVVVVRYSEIGLKGKNRGYFEKKLIDNIRKIARPPEINKRYGRIIIRLKDMDFDEIKERLKYVFGIQNFSFAYAVSHDLNEIKEAVLKLLKLKLKNEKTFKVQTKRSYKQFPMNSQELSAHIGAFVLENFKELSVDVHNPDIIVGIEVKEKEVFVFVGKEKLNGGLPVGSSGKAILLLSGGIDSPVAGWYMMKRGILIETLSFLSPPFTSEKSKNKILELSNILSKYIPDNLKTWIVPFTPVQQYIKANAPDRYSLIIQRRSMMRIANKLAKKIKAKAIITGENVGQVASQTLENLHTIEAASNLPILRPLIGFEKMDIVEKAKEIGSYEISIQPYLDSCVVFAPKNPATKSSIKEIEDLESKLTELSNLEEKAFENIEKHVIGRKL
- a CDS encoding FTR1 family iron permease, translating into MASFIITFREALEAVLIVSIIFAFLNKNKLLSYKKHVYLGITLGIVSSIIFGMILGTLEEHFAEAFEGIFSLIGAFLITTLILWLHKNKNFGKEIQNKLNNSLNKNFGITLILLVTVNILREGFETVIFLSAIPGDAYIIYAILGIVVALVLGYLLYIGILKVNISIFFTVTNVLLILFAAGLIAYGIHELQEAGWFPIIIEHIYDINSFINEKGTFGGFLKTLFGYNGNPSLIEFIAYWTYLIPSMFLAFRKKEIKNNTN
- a CDS encoding heavy-metal-associated domain-containing protein, with the translated sequence MGKFILKVPDMSCKHCVMRITKALEELGEKNFEVKLESKTVEIETENLENVKAKLSEIDYPVESVESI